The Schistocerca gregaria isolate iqSchGreg1 chromosome 1, iqSchGreg1.2, whole genome shotgun sequence genome includes a window with the following:
- the LOC126345132 gene encoding uncharacterized protein LOC126345132, translating to MAHAARLLPALAAALLAAAALAAPSSLLDAPSNAAAAEDCNKEETVYDQRQNGSENYRVHVDGVVVAVVPAEVLAPLVVGASSSGDLEHQLEELLASAGAGTGSSGSGSGKPPPPPEGGHSKPPAKPTPPPPTPQSTTSEDSKLPQGGEKPNKGKLRLSHLLLPLLRRL from the exons ATGGCGCACGCTGCCCGCCTCCTGCCGGCTCTGGCCGCCGccctgctcgccgccgccgccctcgCCGCCCCATCCTCCCTACTGGACGCCCCCAGCAACGCCGCGGCCGCTGAAGACTGCAACAAG GAGGAGACGGTGTACGACCAGCGCCAGAACGGCTCGGAGAACTACCGCGTGCACGTGGACGGCGTGGTGGTGGCCGTGGTGCCGGCCGAGGTGCTGGCGCCGCTCGTCGTGGGCGCCTCCTCCAGCGGCGACCTCGAGCACCAGCTGGAGGAGCTGCTCGCCAGCGCCGGAGCCGGGACTGGGAGCTCGGGCTCAGGCTCCGGCaagccgccgccgcctccagagGGCGGGCACTCCAAGCCGCCCGCCAAGCCGACGCCTCCTCCACCCACACCTCAGTCCACCACCTCTGAGGACAGCAAGCTGCCTCAGGGAGGCGAGAAGCCCAATAA
- the LOC126346932 gene encoding craniofacial development protein 2-like — MCPRYIDDAQEVDFIRKTAVIDREVHRLNGDIAGLQETRLPDAGSVREDNYTFFWQGKSQDEPRLHGVGLAVKNALLDCTVPPCGGTERIIDLKICSSSGTVNILNVYAPTLSSSMEEKDLFYDLLSDRIAKVPSTETLYILGDFNARFESDNDIWPNCLGHHGVGKMNENGQRLLEVCYFYGLCITNTYLQLKDQDKVSWRHPRSHHWHQLDLVIARRTGLKNVLLTRSYHSADCITGHALVACTLRLTPKKCHHAKPRGHPHINTDHVDDTQRKQDFASIQKAADSGNVKAMYDGIKKAVGPTVRKTAPLKSKTGEVITDEGKQMERWVEHYLELYAAENEVSKDACDAIN; from the exons ATGTGTCCAAGGTACATTGACGATGCCCAAGAGGTTGATTTCATCCGTAAGACTGCAGTAATTGACAGAGAGGTCCATCGTTTGAATGGAGACATCGCGGGACTGCAGGAGACGCGGCTTCCAGACGCGGGCTCTGTCAGGGAGGATAATTACACATTCTTCTGGCAGGGGAAGTCTCAAGACGAGCCAAGACTTCATGGCGTAGGATTAGCTGTTAAAAACGCCCTCCTGGACTGTACTGTGCCACCATGCGGTGGAACAGAGCGAATTATTGATTTGAAAATATGCTCCTCAAgtggcactgtcaacatcctaaatgtgtacgctcctaccttatcatccagcatggaagagaaggatctgttttatgacttactcagtgacagaatagccaaggtacctagcaccgagacactgtatattctaggggactttaatgctAGATTTGAATCAGATAACGACATATGGCCGAATTGCCTGGGACATCATGGGgtgggaaaaatgaatgaaaatggccaGAGACTGCTTGAAGTTTGCTACTTTTATGGACTCTGTATCACAAACACATATCTCCAGCTTAAGGATCAGGACAAGGTGTCTTGGAGACACCCGCGCTCTCATCACTGGCATCAACTTGACTTAGTCATAGCTAGGCGTACTGGTCTTAAAAATGTGCTACTGACACGAAGTTACCATAGTGCTGATTGCATCACAGGCCACGCCCTAGTGGCGTGCACATTGAGGCTCACTCCTAAGAAATGTCACCACGCTAAACCGAGAGGTCATCCCCATATCAACACAGatcatgttgatgacacacaaagaaagcaggattttgcca GTATACAGAAAGCGGCCGACTCTGGGAATGTTAAGGCAATGTACGATGGTATTAAGAAAGCAGTTGgaccaactgtcagaaaaacagctcctctgaagtccaagacgggtgaagtcattactgatgaaggcaaacaaatggaacgctgggttgaacactacctcgagttgtatgcagccgagaatgaagttagcaaggatgcatgtgacgccatcaactaa